The sequence TCATTCCGTTGGCGCTTTCAAGAGATTCAAGCTTCTCCATCAATACATTCGCCAGTGCTTTTGAACCCATACATTCGCGCATAACCATGCGAGTTACAGCGATAAAGGGGGCTGAGCACAGTAGTTTGACTTCTTTTTCTGCAATGTCGGTTAATTGCTCGGTGAGTGATTGAGTTTGCTCGAAGGCAATATCACTGAGCACTGTAATGCTTGATAATAGTCGCTCAATGATGACAGAAAATAGGCTTTCTTTGGTTGGGTAATATTTGTAAAGGGTACGTTTTGATACGGCAGCTTTTTTTGCAATCGCTTCCATACTTGCTTGATCTAACCCTTTTTCAGAAAAAATTTCGATAGCGGCACAGATAATATTTTCTTGTTTAATTTCAGCAAGTTTAGCCATAACAGCGGCTCCTTTTAGAGAAAGCGAAAGCATAAAAGTAAACGTTGCTGTTTACTTTTATGCTTTCAAGGGTATGCTTAAAGTATACACCACTGTTTACTTTTAAGGCTAGCTTAATGAATTCACAATTAACTTCATCATTAAATACCATTATTAAAAGCATTCGATTGACGCTAGATGATAAGCGAGCACAACGCATACAAAGTGAACAAATACGTCAAACCCGCATCGAACACTCGCCGCAATTTATGAATGGCCGAGTAAAATCGAACATACCTTCAGTGGAAACAGACGATAGTTTCTTCGGTTTATTGTGGAAGTTTTTCAGCACTCGCAGTCAATATAAACCGAAGCATGCTTTGCCATATCAGGCCGTAGACACCAATAAATTGCAAAGCCGAAGCCAAGCATTACGCGTGACATGGTTAGGGCATTCATCGCTGTTTATTGAAGTAGACAAGCAGCGGATCTTAATCGATCCCGTATTTGAATACGCAGCCCCACGTTTTTCGTCTCGACTTTTTAAGCGCAATGTTGCAGCGCCTGTTAGCAAAGAGGCATTATCACTGCCGGATGTGATTTTGATTTCTCATAATCATTATGATCATTTAGAAGAGTCAACAGTCAGATATTACGCGAGTAAAAACGTGATGTTTTATGTGCCACTTGGAGTGGGACGTTATCTAGAAAAGTGGGGGATTAATCCTGACAGTATCCAAGAATTTGATTGGTGGGAAGAGCAGGTATTAAATGGCGTGCAGATAATGGCCACACCTGCAAATCATAACTCGGCAAGAGGCTTATTTGATGGCAATAAAACCTTATGGGCGTCTTGGGTTATTAAAGCAGAGTCAGGCAGTGTATTTTACAGTGGTGATACTGCTTATGGTGCGCACTTCAAAGCCATTGGCGACAAGTTAGGCCCATTTGACCTAACATTTATGGAAGTTGCCGCAAACGTAAAAGGTGGCAAGCGTTTCCCCGTAGAGGCATGGGGGCACATGCAAGCCTCACATACCATGCAGGCCCATTTAGATGTGCAAGGCGATAAACTTTTCCCTGTGCATTGGTCTACTTATGAGTTATTTATGCACCAATGGGACGAACCTGTGAACGATCTTATCGGTGAGGCGCAAAAGACCAGTATTGAATTAGTGACTCCTTTTATTGGTCAATCTGTCGATTTTTCGAAACCGATTTCTAGCCACTACTGGTGGCAAGAAAGCAGTAAAGTCCAAAATGAGATAGATGATTCATTATGTTTGATCAAAGCGCGTTGATGAAAAAGAGCCTTTATTGTTAGACCTGATCAAAAGTGAGGATTATGCTAGCGTATTCGCTTTAGCTTTTAGGACGGTTTCATGTCTCAAATTTATCAAATGGATGCCGTAGAGTGGTTGAAGACTTTGCCAGATGCCAGCGTCGATCTTTTTATCACCGATCCACCTTATGAGTCTTTGGAAAAACATCGGAAAATTGGCACCACAACTAGACTGAAAGAAAGTAAATCGTCGAGCAATCAGTGGTTTGGTATTTTTCCGAATACGCGTTTTGCAGAGTTGTTTACGCAAATCTATCGCGTCTTAAAGAAAAACTCGCATTTCTATCTGTTCTGCGACCAAGAAACCATGTTCATCGTAAAACCCATCGCAGAACAATTAGGCTTTAAATTTTGGAAGCCTATTGTGTGGGACAAATGTGCTATTGGCATGGGTTATCACTATCGCGCACGCTATGAATTCATTCTGTTTTTCGAAAAAGGAAAACGAAAACTCAACGATTTAAGCATCCCGGATGTGTTACAACACAAACGCGTGTGGCGAGGCTATCCGACCGAAAAACCAGTCGAATTATTAGAAGTGCTGATCAAACAAAGCTCATCAGAAAACGAAGTCGTTGCCGATTCCTTTTTCGGCTCCGGCACAACCCTAATCGCCGCCAACAATCTCTCAAGACAATACCTAGGTTGCGACATCTCCGACTCCGCCCACCACCACTTCAACCACCGATAGTTGCGGGGTCAGGTCTTGAAATTTGCAGCGCAAGATACATTAAATAGCCATCTATCAAATAGTTAGAATATTAGCTTTAAGAAAATAACTGCCAAGACAGGTAGTCAGAACAAAGATAAAAAGGAACACAATGTCAGATTTTGCAGAAGAAAATAGCCGTAGATTTATCGCAGTACTAAATAAGAAAATGGATCTAGGACGAACGTTAAATGTGTTAGGTCACATCAGTGTCGGATTATCAAATAGTCTGGACGCCAGTGAAACGGGTTATGTTGATTACCATGATAAAGACGGCAATATTCACCCTAACTTATCGCATTTCCCATTTATTGTACTTAAAGCTGATAACTCCAATAAAATCAGAAAGGTAAGAGAAGAAGCGCTTGCTAGAGGAATCAAGTTTGTCGATTTCACAAGCACAATGATTGATGGCGGTTCTGAGGTTCAGCAACAAGTCACAAACGACACAGCAGAAGCTGATTTAGAGTACTTAGGTATTTCATTGTTTGGTAACACTGAAGAGCTTCGTGAGTTCACCAAAAAATTCAGCCTGTATCGATAGATAAAGTGGGGTCAGGTCTTGATATTTGCATATGCTGGTCGCAATGCGATCTTTCTTCAATTTTAAAGAGAATTAATTATGCAAATTTCAAGACCTGACCCCATATATATTAAGTGGCATAATAGAGTTTCTCTTGTATTTAAGGAATTGTAATGAGCGAGCAAAACACAGCCGAATTAACATTTAGTGCGTTTCAAAAAGCGTTAAACACGAACCGCATTGATGTTGCAAAAGGTGAATTGAATTCAGATATGTTAGTTTATTTGGATCAACCTGAAGGGGAAACTCGTTACACCTATGCACTAATGGCCTCGGGCACTCGCGTAAAAGCGCTTTGTGTTGCTACGGTAAAAGAATCTGCAGTAGATAATCTTAGTTTAGAAGTGGAAGTGGCTACTTTTCATAAGTTTCGTCAACAAGGTCATGCGACTGCGGTACTTGAAAAAGCATTAGCTGAGTTGAAAAATGGCTTATCACGTAACAGCATTGATTCGTTTTCTATTACTTTAAATGTAGATAGCGATAATGTTGCTGGCCATGCTTTCTGCAAAAAGTTTGCGGATGAGGTTAAAGATACTGACACAGGTAAATCTTACTTTAAGAAAGTGAGCTAAATCAGTTGTTTGCAGGTTCATTAAATTCATACAAAGTGGCTATGTGGTGAACGTGCAAATTTCAAGACCTGACCCTTTATATTTAGGATAATGTTTCATGGATGAACAATCACAGCAGTATTTAAATCAGTATCTGGGTTCATTGTCGGAGTTGGAGCGCGATAAATATAGCTCATTCAGCTCTGATTATTTTTGCGGTGATGAAGTGAATGCCAATGTATGTGCAGAACTGATTCGTACTGGCGTAAAAACGGCGACATGCAGTTTGGCTGCTTGGTATGACTCTGATGATG is a genomic window of Vibrio neonatus containing:
- a CDS encoding DNA-methyltransferase yields the protein MSQIYQMDAVEWLKTLPDASVDLFITDPPYESLEKHRKIGTTTRLKESKSSSNQWFGIFPNTRFAELFTQIYRVLKKNSHFYLFCDQETMFIVKPIAEQLGFKFWKPIVWDKCAIGMGYHYRARYEFILFFEKGKRKLNDLSIPDVLQHKRVWRGYPTEKPVELLEVLIKQSSSENEVVADSFFGSGTTLIAANNLSRQYLGCDISDSAHHHFNHR
- a CDS encoding TetR/AcrR family transcriptional regulator, with the translated sequence MAKLAEIKQENIICAAIEIFSEKGLDQASMEAIAKKAAVSKRTLYKYYPTKESLFSVIIERLLSSITVLSDIAFEQTQSLTEQLTDIAEKEVKLLCSAPFIAVTRMVMRECMGSKALANVLMEKLESLESANGMTQWIEQGINAKQLKVEHPAIASEQFIASLKSIIFWPQLMAHTPPPDVTTQRIVINCAVQQFVAAYQIK
- a CDS encoding MBL fold metallo-hydrolase, translated to MNSQLTSSLNTIIKSIRLTLDDKRAQRIQSEQIRQTRIEHSPQFMNGRVKSNIPSVETDDSFFGLLWKFFSTRSQYKPKHALPYQAVDTNKLQSRSQALRVTWLGHSSLFIEVDKQRILIDPVFEYAAPRFSSRLFKRNVAAPVSKEALSLPDVILISHNHYDHLEESTVRYYASKNVMFYVPLGVGRYLEKWGINPDSIQEFDWWEEQVLNGVQIMATPANHNSARGLFDGNKTLWASWVIKAESGSVFYSGDTAYGAHFKAIGDKLGPFDLTFMEVAANVKGGKRFPVEAWGHMQASHTMQAHLDVQGDKLFPVHWSTYELFMHQWDEPVNDLIGEAQKTSIELVTPFIGQSVDFSKPISSHYWWQESSKVQNEIDDSLCLIKAR
- a CDS encoding DUF2000 domain-containing protein; this encodes MSDFAEENSRRFIAVLNKKMDLGRTLNVLGHISVGLSNSLDASETGYVDYHDKDGNIHPNLSHFPFIVLKADNSNKIRKVREEALARGIKFVDFTSTMIDGGSEVQQQVTNDTAEADLEYLGISLFGNTEELREFTKKFSLYR
- a CDS encoding N-acetyltransferase — encoded protein: MSEQNTAELTFSAFQKALNTNRIDVAKGELNSDMLVYLDQPEGETRYTYALMASGTRVKALCVATVKESAVDNLSLEVEVATFHKFRQQGHATAVLEKALAELKNGLSRNSIDSFSITLNVDSDNVAGHAFCKKFADEVKDTDTGKSYFKKVS